A single Lactuca sativa cultivar Salinas chromosome 8, Lsat_Salinas_v11, whole genome shotgun sequence DNA region contains:
- the LOC111906965 gene encoding uncharacterized protein LOC111906965 — MNDPITPRPIIHHIKLKKTDRIKMAIPSVMLNFLFPPPPSLFVSTMSVIGLTSLSSAGYMEIKGKHMQYSKFLNVGVVKKEDNTKLSSRNGMLFSYTPAFLVGLASLLVFHDQDLRFMLLASALTAHFLKRVFEVLFLHKYSGSMLLESAIIISSSYTFSTATMIYTQYLSKDFPEPLVDLKYIGTGLFVVGIIGNFYHHYLLANLRKNGEREYKIPQGGLFDLVICPHYLFEILGYVGISCISQTLYAFAFTLGTIAYLTGRSYATREWYLSKFGDKFPKNVKAFIPYIF; from the exons ATGAATGACCCCATTACACCTCGACCTATAATACACCATATTAAGCTCAAAAAAACAGACAGAATCAAAATGGCAATTCCTTCCGTTATGCTAAACTTCTTGTTTCCACCACCACCCTCGTTGTTTGTCTCCACCATGTCCGTCATCGGCCTTACATCGTTATCGAGTGCAGGGTACATGGAGATCAAAGGCAAGCATATGCAATATTCCAAATTCTTGAATGTAGGCGTTGTAAAGAAAGAGGATAATACAAAGTTATCAAGTAGAAACGGTATGCTTTTTTCGTATACACCCGCGTTTCTCGTGGGCTTGGCTTCTTTACTGGTGTTTCACGATCAAGATCTTAGATTCATGTTGCTTGCTTCGGCTCTCACCGCTCATTTCCTCAAAAGGGTATTTGAG gtcctttttcttcacaagtaTAGTGGTTCCATGTTATTAGAATCGGCAATAATCATCTCATCGAGTTATACCTTTTCCACGGCGACAATGATTTATACTCAATATCTATCGAAAGACTTTCCCGAGCCTTTGGTAGATCTAAAATACATTGGAACTGGGTTGTTTGTAGTCGGAATAATTGGAAACTTCTACCACCATTATCTTCTCGCTAATCTGAGGAAGAATGGGGAAAGAGAGTACAAAATCCCACAAGGTGGTTTGTTTGATTTGGTCATATGCCCACACTATCTATTTGAAATTCTTGGGTATGTAGGGATTTCATGCATTTCACAAACGTTGTATGCGTTTGCTTTCACTTTGGGCACAATTGCATACTTGACAGGGAGGAGTTACGCCACCCGGGAATGGTACCTATCAAAGTTCGGGGATAAGTTCCCTAAGAATGTTAAGGCTTTTATTCCTTACATTTTTTAG